A section of the Lynx canadensis isolate LIC74 chromosome A1, mLynCan4.pri.v2, whole genome shotgun sequence genome encodes:
- the LOC115513607 gene encoding LOW QUALITY PROTEIN: 40S ribosomal protein SA (The sequence of the model RefSeq protein was modified relative to this genomic sequence to represent the inferred CDS: inserted 4 bases in 4 codons; substituted 5 bases at 5 genomic stop codons) translates to MNEEDVLKFLVVGGTNLDFQMEQYIYKRKIXGIYVIDLKRTXEKLLLADCACVAIENLADVSVIPSRSTGQRAGLQCVDATGATLIAGHFIFGNFTNXIQEVFXEPRPLMATDPRADKQXLTEASYVNLPTIALCNTDSPLHYVDIAILCNNXGAHXMGLIWWMLAQEVVXMNDIIACEHXRDIIPDLYFYRDPEKKEHTSAEKTVIKEQFPGKEVLSASNQEHENGSGSEEVCYTVISHSSYRRPSLSSNDDGYENIDSTTKTVKPFRNGPETEYALLRMTCATRPSSCTADHDYELVLPH, encoded by the exons ATGAATGAGGAGGATGTTCTCAAATTCCTTGTGGTAGGTGGCACCAACCTTGACTTCCAAATGGAACAGTAtatctacaaaagaaaaa atggcaTCTACGTCATAGATCTGAAGAGAACCTGAGAGAAGCTTCTGCTGGCAGATTGTGCCTGTGTTGCCATTGAAAACCTGGCTGATGTCAGTGTTATCCCATCCAGGAGTACTGGCCAGCGAGCTGGGCTGCAGTGTGTTGATGCTACTGGAGCCACACTTATTGCTGGccatttcatttttggaaactTCACTAACTAGATCCAGGAGGTCTTCTGAGAACCAAGACCTCTGATGGCTACTGATCCCAGGGCTGACAAGC CTCTCACAGAGGCATCTTATGTTAACCTGCCTACCATCGCTCTGTGTAACACAGACTCTCCTCTGCACTATGTGGACATTGCCATCTTGTGCAACA AGGGAGCTCACTAAATGGGTCTGATCTGGTGGATGCTTGCCCAGGAAGTTGTTTGAATGAATGATATCATAGCCTGTGAAC TTAGGGATATCATACCTGATCTCTACTTCTACAGAGATCCTGAAAAGAAAGAGCACACCTCTGCTGAAAAGACTGTGATCAAGGAGCAATTTCCAG GCAAAGAAGTTTTATCTGCCTCTAATcag GAACATGAGAATGGCAGTGGTTCTGAGGAAGTGTGCTACACTGTCATTAGTCACAGTTCCTATCGGAGGCCCTCCCTGAGCTCCAACGATGATGGTTATGAGAATATCGACTCCACCACAAAGACAGTGAAGCCATTTAGAAATGGGCCCGAAACAGAATATGCCCTTCTCAGGATGACTTGTGCTACTAGGCCTTCTTCCTGTACCGCTGACCATGATTATGAACTTGTGCTTCCCCACTAG